CAGCTCTGACACTCAAGCCATTACTTGACTACCTATATGACTGATTTCAAACAAGGTTTTCACAGAGTAACATTTTGGATCTCCGAACCCCCTctctctgtgtgagtgtgtgtgtgtgtgtgtgtgtgtgtgtgtgtgtgtgtgtgagtgtgtgtgtgtgtgtgtgtgtgtgtgtgtgttttaaatacGTTGTGGAGGTCATGTTCATGTCACTGCTGCTATActaaaactgatgtaaatcataaTGTGATTTACAGGATCCTGACTGAGGAGCAGAAGCAGGTGCTGGCTGGGAGGCTGATCATTGCTGCGTCACAGGGTCAGACCGGCCAAGTGCGGGCACTCCTGGATGCGGGGTCGCCAGTCAACGCGACAGACGCCAGTGGCGACACTGCCCTGCATGAAGCAGTGGTGAATGGCCACGAAGAAACTGTCAAGTGCCTGATTGATGCCGGAGCAGGTGTCAACGTCAGGGACTCGGATGGGATGACGCCTCTGCACTGGGCTGCATGTAGAGGTGGCGAGCAGCACATTGTACGGATGCTACTGGCGGCATCAGCGTGTGTAGATGTCTAGCACGATGCGGGGGAGACTCCACTCCATGTGGCTGCCAGATGGGGGTGTGCATATGCAGCGAAGGCACTGCTGCTGGCCGGTGCGAGGAGGGACATAAGGGGTAACAGTGGGCAGAAGCAGACACGGTACAACTATTTAGCACTCAACAAATCTTGTGATTAAAGACTTTTATCTAAATTCTTCttgtattgcataaaaatttgctattcccttttttaaagtttgaacacaatacttcttaAGGACCACACATCAAAGAAATTTTAAGAGGGGGTTGGCGCAAGTTTTAATCTGTATTACTATACAAGGACAAGTCATTGTTTATCACATGATACTGTAATGAATAGTCAGACAGATACAGGACATACGTAACATGTAAAGaggaaaagtttttattaaaaGTCTCTAAAAGCTCTTGCCTGATATACTTCAAATTTGCACCTCATACTCTCATCAGCATTTAGTTGCATATATACTATGTACTTCATTCACAATTATAACATATAAATGTTTCTCTAACATTTACAGGGGAAAGGAGGTTAACAAGCATCTCGAAATGTTCTCAACTGATATAGTTCAAAGTTTTACACAATACTTCCATGAACTATTgaatggacataggctatatactTTTAATGTATATAACATACGAATATACTTTTAATCAATAAGGGGGAAATGTTGTTGCCAAAAGTCTTCACTGTATTACATCAAatatttacatgatactctaacaaacaaccaattttaacatatatgatacataaatatatttaccaAATACCTGGAAAAGTTCTTGAGTGAATTACTTGAAATTTATGCACAATGCTCTAATTAACATTAAAAGGGGATACTTTGTTAACAAAACCCTCGAAAAGTGCTTGAGCGATTTATTTCGAATTTCTATACTAAACCCTAACAAACATTTTGTCAGGTTTAGGTTACATATTTTTCTAAATGGCAACATGTAGGTTTTCTATTAAAACCGACTGTGTGAAAGAAAATCGTGTGCTGTACTGTGAAAATGTGTTGTTTCGGTATCTTTCCTACAGTTTGAACTACAATAGGGGGGCGTGTaacccattagacaaattgtttctcccttatATATTCTTTCTCTTTATGTATAATTTCAAAGACAAATTGTGTACACAGTATTgtaatgttttgttttcttcttcgcaaTCGTTTTTACAGAAACAAGAAACTAGTATTTATGGCTGATCGGCTTATTATTAGGAAAACACTACAGAATCCTTAACTTTGTAATTCTAACCACTGACAAATTAAAACCATGACAAAGACTCTCATTACAGCTACTGTCTTCACAGATCCAGCATGGGGACAGGTGTCTCTAACACACTGTATACCAATGGTCTCAACTAGCGTACATGTTCATTTTAAGTGGCTTCAGTTCCCAATCGAGGTTTTGTtctcaataacaataaacaaggcttgaGCTCAGAGAGAGGGGTAAGAGGACAGAGAAGTGGGAATAGACAGGGGGTGGAGGGGGACTTGGAGAGAAGGTCAtgcacagagggggggggggggggagtggcagatgg
This DNA window, taken from Schistocerca serialis cubense isolate TAMUIC-IGC-003099 chromosome 11, iqSchSeri2.2, whole genome shotgun sequence, encodes the following:
- the LOC126426546 gene encoding ankyrin repeat domain-containing protein 65-like; translated protein: MEEVTREEAAIAVRLLQRGRAARQCEILTEEQKQVLAGRLIIAASQGQTGQVRALLDAGSPVNATDASGDTALHEAVVNGHEETVKCLIDAGAGVNVRDSDGMTPLHWAACRGGEQHIVRMLLAASACVDV